In one window of Tachypleus tridentatus isolate NWPU-2018 chromosome 2, ASM421037v1, whole genome shotgun sequence DNA:
- the LOC143244174 gene encoding protein retinal degeneration B-like isoform X3, which yields MRGNNKPQIKKKSREESQGAGSGVEFLVNKPYTDGNGGSGQYTHKVYHIGSHLPGWLKALLPKSALTVEEEAWNAYPYTKTRYTCPFVEKFYVEIETKYFNDAGHQENVFNLSSADARSRIVDYIDIMNDQLQGLDYKREEDPKHYVSQLTGRGPLSENWVKEYWDACKDKETPLPDKKAIMCAYKLCRVEFKYWGMQSKIEKFIHDVALRKTMLRAHKQAWVWQDEWVGLTMEDIRQMERETQEILAKTMSSELGQEDGSGLLQSENPLHTSPSSFSGQEVDWNVIDKDNDITMDQNLKTCPPRTRSLSPHKRPISPNSQEIATSKELDNTELDRRGRIKQWSRSSSKSALYLTDDNCNKSLDIQMANWRMESIGRCSSSSSEDEFFDAEDEAEVMSLVKWSSLDILPIEEDKEVTENIEGADIYIKKVQNGQLGKVYSSVDSSGSVDACLPPSLFTSAIRQSCSTTVLIMVFHCGSVLDTGTDPSSKKSDISTFRSTLENLVRQHYPMLVNHIAIRLIPCPAVCSEPLAVLSSLSPYSFQSSPSAIDGISRTYDAVPLGCMPLFALSSPEYQEYVSRAVAAANQTYHEFLKSDEGHGFSGQVVVIGDSMGAVLLYDALCRTSQLNSRYGSEGSITEVELTNQQSADIKNRPQSPSYMSRPNPLISSSNRSGDGNGEDTSDVSRSVRPGIRTYRKSYSHPKDADLTNYDTASYTRLLSAPIPRRSSSTSSDQSSQHKLDFEVSDFFMFGSPLGMIMAYRKMMSFDEKNTPPPRPFCNQVYNLFHPSDPSALRIEPLLSARFSQLPPVNVPRYQKYPLGDGHSIQLLECIQSYAYLFTDGGITSSQCVYSTMGRRISEASVTSTMSGITEMVPLTTISTLTQKWWGCKRLDYALYCPEGLANFPTSVLPHLFHASYWESTDVIAFILRQVARLETLSQGEKGKEASLFIPSQPREKWLRKRTSMKIKNVTANHRANDVIVKEGHPQTLSAKFLYGPLDMVTLTGEKVDIYMMKDSPSSEWTFLTTESSDKNGRVCYTLPKEKALGYGMFPVKMIVRGDHTCIDFFLAVVPPKTECVVFSIDGSFTASVSVTGRDPKVRAGAVDVVRHWQELGYLIIYITGRPDMQQQRVVSWLSQHNFPHGLISFAEGLSTDPLRHKAGHLRHLKEDVDIIIHVAYGSSKDIWVYSSVGLQREQIFIVGKASKKQHSMAMVLTDGYAAHLSNLKAHGGSRPAQGNARMILPRGVFGLPCQGVGSLRQRHSAKRTTSYPSSAQIIDSKTRAISCKPTSINV from the exons GTTGGCTAAAAGCTTTGCTACCCAAGTCTGCCTTGACGGTCGAGGAAGAGGCGTGGAATGCTTATCCGTACACCAAGACTCGCTACACGTGTCCATTTGTTGAGAAGTTCTATGTGGAGATTGAAACCAAGTACTTCAATGATGCAGGACATCAGGAAAATGTGTTTAATCTCTCCTCTGCTGATGCACGCAGCAGAATTGTTG ATTATATTGATATTATGAATGACCAGCTTCAGGGGTTAGACTATAAACGGGAAGAAGACCCGAAACATTATGTTTCCCAGCTTACAGGACGGGGTCCACTTTCAGAAAATTGGGTCAAAGAATACTGGGATGCCTGTAAGGATAAGGAAACTCCTCTTCCAGATAAAAAAGCCATCATGTGTGCATATAAACTGTGTCGAGTTGAGTTCAAGTACTGGGGAATGCAGAGCAAGATAGAAAAGTTTATTCATGATGTAG CTCTGAGAAAAACTATGTTGAGGGCACACAAACAGGCCTGGGTGTGGCAGGATGAGTGGGTAGGTCTTACAATGGAAGATATTCGTCAGATGGAGAGAGAAACACAAGAAATCTTGGCTAAAACTATGTCAAGCGAACTTGGACAGGAGGATGGTTCAGGCTTACTACAGTCAGAGAATCCCCTACATACCAGTCCTTCAAGCTTTTCTGGACAAGAAGTAGATTGGAATGTCATTGACAAGGATAATGATATTACTATGGACCAAAACTTGAAAACCTGCCCTCCAAGAACAAGAAGCCTTTCTCCCCATAAAAGACCCATTTCCCCAAATTCTCAAGAAATAGCTACATCCAAAGAATTAGATAATACAGAACTTGATAGACGTGGAAGAATAAAACAATGGTCAAGGAGCAGTTCAAAGTCAGCTCTTTATTTAACAG atgacaactgtaacaaaagCTTGGATATTCAGATGGCTAACTGGAGGATGGAAAGTATTGGAAGATGTTCAAGTTCTAGTTCTGAGGATGAATTCTTTGATGCTGAAG ATGAAGCAGAAGTGATGAGTCTGGTAAAATGGAGCTCACTGGATATTCTTCCTATTGAGGAAGATAAAGAAGTTACAGAAAATATCGAAGGAG CAGACATCTACATTAAGAAAGTTCAAAATGGGCAGCTTGGTAAAGTCTATTCATCAGTAGATTCAAGTGGAAGTGTGGATGCCTGCTTGCCGCCAAGCCTCTTCACTTCAGCCATCCGTCAAAGTTGCTCTACTACTGTTTTGATAATGGTATTTCATTGTGGTAGTGTTCTAGACACTGGCACTGACCCCAGCTCCAAAAAATCGGACATAAGTACTTTTCGTAGCACTCTTGAGAACCTGGTGCGTCAACACTATCCCATGCTGGTGAATCATATAGCAATTCGCCTGATACCTTGTCCTGCAGTTTGTTCAGAACCCTTAGCAGTTTTATCTAG TCTAAGTCCATATAGTTTTCAATCATCTCCATCTGCCATCGATGGTATTTCACGCACTTATGATGCAGTTCCACTTGGCTGTATGCCACTTTTTGCCCTCTCGTCTCCGGAGTACCAAGAGTATGTTTCTAGAGCAGTTGCAGCTGCCAACCAGACTTACCATGAATTTCTTAAGTCTGATGAAGGCCATGGGTTTTCTGGCCAA GTTGTTGTCATTGGAGATAGTATGGGAGCAGTTCTGCTCTATGATGCGCTGTGTCGGACATCCCAGTTAAATAGCCGTTATGGAAGTGAAGGCAGCATCACTGAGGTAGAACTCACTAACCAGCAAAGTGCAGACATTAAAAACAGACCCCAGAGCCCTAGTTACATGAGTAGACCAAATCCTTTAATTTCCAGTAGCAATAGAAGTGGAGATGGCAATGGAGAAGACACTAGTGATGTGTCACGAAGTGTGAGACCAGGTATCAGAACTTACAGAAAGTCGTATTCTCACCCAAAGGATGCTGATTTGACCAACTATGACACTGCCTC CTACACCAGGCTTCTCTCGGCTCCTATTCCTCGTCGTTCCAGCTCGACTTCTAGCGATCAGAGCAGTCAACACAAGCTTGACTTTGAAGTTAGTGACTTCTTCATGTTTGGCAGTCCTTTGGGTATGATAATGGCCTATAGGAAAATGATGTCATTTGATGAAAAAAATA CACCACCTCCTCGCCCATTTTGCAATCAAGTTTACAATTTATTTCATCCTTCCGATCCATCGGCTCTTCGGATTGAGCCTCTTTTGAGTGCAAGGTTTTCTCAGCTCCCCCCAGTTAATGTGCCACGATATCAGAAGTATCCACTTGGAGATGGCCACTCCATCCAACTGT TGGAGTGCATTCAGAGTTATGCTTACTTATTTACTGATGGTGGAATCACTTCTTCCCAGTGTGTGTATAGTACAATGGGCAGGAGAATTAGTGAAGCTAGTGTCACCAGCACAATGTCTGGCATTACTGAAATGGTACCCTTGACAACCATATCTACAT TGACACAGAAGTGGTGGGGATGTAAGAGACTGGATTATGCACTGTACTGTCCAGAAGGGCTTGCAAACTTCCCCACAAGTGTTTTACCTCATCTCTTTCATGCTAGTTACTGGGAATCAACTGATGTTATTGCTTTTATACTAAGGCAG GTTGCAAGATTAGAAACATTATCCCAAGGAGAAAAAGGGAAGGAAGCTTCTCTGTTTATTCCTTCTCAGCCTCGTGAGAAATGGCTGAGAAAGAGAACTTCCATGAAAATTAAG AATGTGACTGCTAATCACAGGgctaatgatgtcattgttaaaGAAGGTCACCCCCAGACTTTAAGTGCAAAGTTCCTCTATGGTCCTTTGGACATGGTTACATTGACAGGAGAAAAG GTTGATATCTACATGATGAAAGATTCACCTTCAAGTGAGTGGACCTTCCTTACGACAGAGTCGTCAGATAAAAATGGTAGAGTCTGCTACACCCTTCCAAAGGAGAAAGCTTTAGGTTATGGAATGTTTCCTGTGAAAATGATTGTTAG AGGTGACCACACTTGCATAGACTTTTTCTTGGCAGTTGTTCCACCAAAAACCGAGTGTGTCGTCTTTAGTATTGATGGTTCCTTTACGGCCAGTGTGTCTGTCACTGGAAGAGATCCAAAGGTCCGAGCTGGTGCTGTGGATGTGGTCAG ACACTGGCAGGAGCTAGGTTATCTGATAATCTACATAACGGGTCGTCCTGACATGCAACAACAGAGGGTGGTGTCTTGGCTGTCCCAACACAACTTTCCACATGGGTTAATTTCTTTTGCCGAGGGACTTTCCACCGATCCTTTGCGTCACAAGGCAGGACATCTCCGTCACTTGAAGGAAGAT GTGGACATCATAATCCACGTGGCCTATGGCTCAAGTAAAGACATCTGGGTGTATTCCTCTGTGGGGTTACAGCGAGAACAAATCTTCATCGTGGGAAAAGCATCAAAGAAACAGCATTCCATGGCTATG GTCCTCACTGATGGCTATGCTGCACATCTTAGCAATCTCAAGGCCCATGGTGGTTCCCGCCCTGCCCAAGGTAATGCCCGTATGATTCTCCCAAGAGGTGTGTTTGGTTTGCCATGTCAAGGGGTTGGTAGTCTACGTCAGCGTCACTCTGCAAAACGGACAACTTCTTATCCTTCGTCTGCCCAAATTATAGATTCTAAAACAAGGGCAATTTCATGTAAACCAACCTCCATTAACGTGTAA
- the LOC143244174 gene encoding protein retinal degeneration B-like isoform X7 encodes MLVKEYRILLPLTVSEYRVAQLYMIAKKSREESQGAGSGVEFLVNKPYTDGNGGSGQYTHKVYHIGSHLPGWLKALLPKSALTVEEEAWNAYPYTKTRYTCPFVEKFYVEIETKYFNDAGHQENVFNLSSADARSRIVDYIDIMNDQLQGLDYKREEDPKHYVSQLTGRGPLSENWVKEYWDACKDKETPLPDKKAIMCAYKLCRVEFKYWGMQSKIEKFIHDVALRKTMLRAHKQAWVWQDEWVGLTMEDIRQMERETQEILAKTMSSELGQEDGSGLLQSENPLHTSPSSFSGQEVDWNVIDKDNDITMDQNLKTCPPRTRSLSPHKRPISPNSQEIATSKELDNTELDRRGRIKQWSRSSSKSALYLTDDNCNKSLDIQMANWRMESIGRCSSSSSEDEFFDAEDEAEVMSLVKWSSLDILPIEEDKEVTENIEGDIYIKKVQNGQLGKVYSSVDSSGSVDACLPPSLFTSAIRQSCSTTVLIMVFHCGSVLDTGTDPSSKKSDISTFRSTLENLVRQHYPMLVNHIAIRLIPCPAVCSEPLAVLSSLSPYSFQSSPSAIDGISRTYDAVPLGCMPLFALSSPEYQEYVSRAVAAANQTYHEFLKSDEGHGFSGQVVVIGDSMGAVLLYDALCRTSQLNSRYGSEGSITEVELTNQQSADIKNRPQSPSYMSRPNPLISSSNRSGDGNGEDTSDVSRSVRPGIRTYRKSYSHPKDADLTNYDTASYTRLLSAPIPRRSSSTSSDQSSQHKLDFEVSDFFMFGSPLGMIMAYRKMMSFDEKNTPPPRPFCNQVYNLFHPSDPSALRIEPLLSARFSQLPPVNVPRYQKYPLGDGHSIQLLTQKWWGCKRLDYALYCPEGLANFPTSVLPHLFHASYWESTDVIAFILRQVARLETLSQGEKGKEASLFIPSQPREKWLRKRTSMKIKNVTANHRANDVIVKEGHPQTLSAKFLYGPLDMVTLTGEKVDIYMMKDSPSSEWTFLTTESSDKNGRVCYTLPKEKALGYGMFPVKMIVRGDHTCIDFFLAVVPPKTECVVFSIDGSFTASVSVTGRDPKVRAGAVDVVRHWQELGYLIIYITGRPDMQQQRVVSWLSQHNFPHGLISFAEGLSTDPLRHKAGHLRHLKEDVDIIIHVAYGSSKDIWVYSSVGLQREQIFIVGKASKKQHSMAMVLTDGYAAHLSNLKAHGGSRPAQGNARMILPRGVFGLPCQGVGSLRQRHSAKRTTSYPSSAQIIDSKTRAISCKPTSINV; translated from the exons GTTGGCTAAAAGCTTTGCTACCCAAGTCTGCCTTGACGGTCGAGGAAGAGGCGTGGAATGCTTATCCGTACACCAAGACTCGCTACACGTGTCCATTTGTTGAGAAGTTCTATGTGGAGATTGAAACCAAGTACTTCAATGATGCAGGACATCAGGAAAATGTGTTTAATCTCTCCTCTGCTGATGCACGCAGCAGAATTGTTG ATTATATTGATATTATGAATGACCAGCTTCAGGGGTTAGACTATAAACGGGAAGAAGACCCGAAACATTATGTTTCCCAGCTTACAGGACGGGGTCCACTTTCAGAAAATTGGGTCAAAGAATACTGGGATGCCTGTAAGGATAAGGAAACTCCTCTTCCAGATAAAAAAGCCATCATGTGTGCATATAAACTGTGTCGAGTTGAGTTCAAGTACTGGGGAATGCAGAGCAAGATAGAAAAGTTTATTCATGATGTAG CTCTGAGAAAAACTATGTTGAGGGCACACAAACAGGCCTGGGTGTGGCAGGATGAGTGGGTAGGTCTTACAATGGAAGATATTCGTCAGATGGAGAGAGAAACACAAGAAATCTTGGCTAAAACTATGTCAAGCGAACTTGGACAGGAGGATGGTTCAGGCTTACTACAGTCAGAGAATCCCCTACATACCAGTCCTTCAAGCTTTTCTGGACAAGAAGTAGATTGGAATGTCATTGACAAGGATAATGATATTACTATGGACCAAAACTTGAAAACCTGCCCTCCAAGAACAAGAAGCCTTTCTCCCCATAAAAGACCCATTTCCCCAAATTCTCAAGAAATAGCTACATCCAAAGAATTAGATAATACAGAACTTGATAGACGTGGAAGAATAAAACAATGGTCAAGGAGCAGTTCAAAGTCAGCTCTTTATTTAACAG atgacaactgtaacaaaagCTTGGATATTCAGATGGCTAACTGGAGGATGGAAAGTATTGGAAGATGTTCAAGTTCTAGTTCTGAGGATGAATTCTTTGATGCTGAAG ATGAAGCAGAAGTGATGAGTCTGGTAAAATGGAGCTCACTGGATATTCTTCCTATTGAGGAAGATAAAGAAGTTACAGAAAATATCGAAGGAG ACATCTACATTAAGAAAGTTCAAAATGGGCAGCTTGGTAAAGTCTATTCATCAGTAGATTCAAGTGGAAGTGTGGATGCCTGCTTGCCGCCAAGCCTCTTCACTTCAGCCATCCGTCAAAGTTGCTCTACTACTGTTTTGATAATGGTATTTCATTGTGGTAGTGTTCTAGACACTGGCACTGACCCCAGCTCCAAAAAATCGGACATAAGTACTTTTCGTAGCACTCTTGAGAACCTGGTGCGTCAACACTATCCCATGCTGGTGAATCATATAGCAATTCGCCTGATACCTTGTCCTGCAGTTTGTTCAGAACCCTTAGCAGTTTTATCTAG TCTAAGTCCATATAGTTTTCAATCATCTCCATCTGCCATCGATGGTATTTCACGCACTTATGATGCAGTTCCACTTGGCTGTATGCCACTTTTTGCCCTCTCGTCTCCGGAGTACCAAGAGTATGTTTCTAGAGCAGTTGCAGCTGCCAACCAGACTTACCATGAATTTCTTAAGTCTGATGAAGGCCATGGGTTTTCTGGCCAA GTTGTTGTCATTGGAGATAGTATGGGAGCAGTTCTGCTCTATGATGCGCTGTGTCGGACATCCCAGTTAAATAGCCGTTATGGAAGTGAAGGCAGCATCACTGAGGTAGAACTCACTAACCAGCAAAGTGCAGACATTAAAAACAGACCCCAGAGCCCTAGTTACATGAGTAGACCAAATCCTTTAATTTCCAGTAGCAATAGAAGTGGAGATGGCAATGGAGAAGACACTAGTGATGTGTCACGAAGTGTGAGACCAGGTATCAGAACTTACAGAAAGTCGTATTCTCACCCAAAGGATGCTGATTTGACCAACTATGACACTGCCTC CTACACCAGGCTTCTCTCGGCTCCTATTCCTCGTCGTTCCAGCTCGACTTCTAGCGATCAGAGCAGTCAACACAAGCTTGACTTTGAAGTTAGTGACTTCTTCATGTTTGGCAGTCCTTTGGGTATGATAATGGCCTATAGGAAAATGATGTCATTTGATGAAAAAAATA CACCACCTCCTCGCCCATTTTGCAATCAAGTTTACAATTTATTTCATCCTTCCGATCCATCGGCTCTTCGGATTGAGCCTCTTTTGAGTGCAAGGTTTTCTCAGCTCCCCCCAGTTAATGTGCCACGATATCAGAAGTATCCACTTGGAGATGGCCACTCCATCCAACTGT TGACACAGAAGTGGTGGGGATGTAAGAGACTGGATTATGCACTGTACTGTCCAGAAGGGCTTGCAAACTTCCCCACAAGTGTTTTACCTCATCTCTTTCATGCTAGTTACTGGGAATCAACTGATGTTATTGCTTTTATACTAAGGCAG GTTGCAAGATTAGAAACATTATCCCAAGGAGAAAAAGGGAAGGAAGCTTCTCTGTTTATTCCTTCTCAGCCTCGTGAGAAATGGCTGAGAAAGAGAACTTCCATGAAAATTAAG AATGTGACTGCTAATCACAGGgctaatgatgtcattgttaaaGAAGGTCACCCCCAGACTTTAAGTGCAAAGTTCCTCTATGGTCCTTTGGACATGGTTACATTGACAGGAGAAAAG GTTGATATCTACATGATGAAAGATTCACCTTCAAGTGAGTGGACCTTCCTTACGACAGAGTCGTCAGATAAAAATGGTAGAGTCTGCTACACCCTTCCAAAGGAGAAAGCTTTAGGTTATGGAATGTTTCCTGTGAAAATGATTGTTAG AGGTGACCACACTTGCATAGACTTTTTCTTGGCAGTTGTTCCACCAAAAACCGAGTGTGTCGTCTTTAGTATTGATGGTTCCTTTACGGCCAGTGTGTCTGTCACTGGAAGAGATCCAAAGGTCCGAGCTGGTGCTGTGGATGTGGTCAG ACACTGGCAGGAGCTAGGTTATCTGATAATCTACATAACGGGTCGTCCTGACATGCAACAACAGAGGGTGGTGTCTTGGCTGTCCCAACACAACTTTCCACATGGGTTAATTTCTTTTGCCGAGGGACTTTCCACCGATCCTTTGCGTCACAAGGCAGGACATCTCCGTCACTTGAAGGAAGAT GTGGACATCATAATCCACGTGGCCTATGGCTCAAGTAAAGACATCTGGGTGTATTCCTCTGTGGGGTTACAGCGAGAACAAATCTTCATCGTGGGAAAAGCATCAAAGAAACAGCATTCCATGGCTATG GTCCTCACTGATGGCTATGCTGCACATCTTAGCAATCTCAAGGCCCATGGTGGTTCCCGCCCTGCCCAAGGTAATGCCCGTATGATTCTCCCAAGAGGTGTGTTTGGTTTGCCATGTCAAGGGGTTGGTAGTCTACGTCAGCGTCACTCTGCAAAACGGACAACTTCTTATCCTTCGTCTGCCCAAATTATAGATTCTAAAACAAGGGCAATTTCATGTAAACCAACCTCCATTAACGTGTAA
- the LOC143244174 gene encoding protein retinal degeneration B-like isoform X8: MRGNNKPQIKKKSREESQGAGSGVEFLVNKPYTDGNGGSGQYTHKVYHIGSHLPGWLKALLPKSALTVEEEAWNAYPYTKTRYTCPFVEKFYVEIETKYFNDAGHQENVFNLSSADARSRIVDYIDIMNDQLQGLDYKREEDPKHYVSQLTGRGPLSENWVKEYWDACKDKETPLPDKKAIMCAYKLCRVEFKYWGMQSKIEKFIHDVALRKTMLRAHKQAWVWQDEWVGLTMEDIRQMERETQEILAKTMSSELGQEDGSGLLQSENPLHTSPSSFSGQEVDWNVIDKDNDITMDQNLKTCPPRTRSLSPHKRPISPNSQEIATSKELDNTELDRRGRIKQWSRSSSKSALYLTDDNCNKSLDIQMANWRMESIGRCSSSSSEDEFFDAEDEAEVMSLVKWSSLDILPIEEDKEVTENIEGADIYIKKVQNGQLGKVYSSVDSSGSVDACLPPSLFTSAIRQSCSTTVLIMVFHCGSVLDTGTDPSSKKSDISTFRSTLENLVRQHYPMLVNHIAIRLIPCPAVCSEPLAVLSSLSPYSFQSSPSAIDGISRTYDAVPLGCMPLFALSSPEYQEYVSRAVAAANQTYHEFLKSDEGHGFSGQVVVIGDSMGAVLLYDALCRTSQLNSRYGSEGSITEVELTNQQSADIKNRPQSPSYMSRPNPLISSSNRSGDGNGEDTSDVSRSVRPGIRTYRKSYSHPKDADLTNYDTASYTRLLSAPIPRRSSSTSSDQSSQHKLDFEVSDFFMFGSPLGMIMAYRKMMSFDEKNTPPPRPFCNQVYNLFHPSDPSALRIEPLLSARFSQLPPVNVPRYQKYPLGDGHSIQLLTQKWWGCKRLDYALYCPEGLANFPTSVLPHLFHASYWESTDVIAFILRQVARLETLSQGEKGKEASLFIPSQPREKWLRKRTSMKIKNVTANHRANDVIVKEGHPQTLSAKFLYGPLDMVTLTGEKVDIYMMKDSPSSEWTFLTTESSDKNGRVCYTLPKEKALGYGMFPVKMIVRGDHTCIDFFLAVVPPKTECVVFSIDGSFTASVSVTGRDPKVRAGAVDVVRHWQELGYLIIYITGRPDMQQQRVVSWLSQHNFPHGLISFAEGLSTDPLRHKAGHLRHLKEDVDIIIHVAYGSSKDIWVYSSVGLQREQIFIVGKASKKQHSMAMVLTDGYAAHLSNLKAHGGSRPAQGNARMILPRGVFGLPCQGVGSLRQRHSAKRTTSYPSSAQIIDSKTRAISCKPTSINV; this comes from the exons GTTGGCTAAAAGCTTTGCTACCCAAGTCTGCCTTGACGGTCGAGGAAGAGGCGTGGAATGCTTATCCGTACACCAAGACTCGCTACACGTGTCCATTTGTTGAGAAGTTCTATGTGGAGATTGAAACCAAGTACTTCAATGATGCAGGACATCAGGAAAATGTGTTTAATCTCTCCTCTGCTGATGCACGCAGCAGAATTGTTG ATTATATTGATATTATGAATGACCAGCTTCAGGGGTTAGACTATAAACGGGAAGAAGACCCGAAACATTATGTTTCCCAGCTTACAGGACGGGGTCCACTTTCAGAAAATTGGGTCAAAGAATACTGGGATGCCTGTAAGGATAAGGAAACTCCTCTTCCAGATAAAAAAGCCATCATGTGTGCATATAAACTGTGTCGAGTTGAGTTCAAGTACTGGGGAATGCAGAGCAAGATAGAAAAGTTTATTCATGATGTAG CTCTGAGAAAAACTATGTTGAGGGCACACAAACAGGCCTGGGTGTGGCAGGATGAGTGGGTAGGTCTTACAATGGAAGATATTCGTCAGATGGAGAGAGAAACACAAGAAATCTTGGCTAAAACTATGTCAAGCGAACTTGGACAGGAGGATGGTTCAGGCTTACTACAGTCAGAGAATCCCCTACATACCAGTCCTTCAAGCTTTTCTGGACAAGAAGTAGATTGGAATGTCATTGACAAGGATAATGATATTACTATGGACCAAAACTTGAAAACCTGCCCTCCAAGAACAAGAAGCCTTTCTCCCCATAAAAGACCCATTTCCCCAAATTCTCAAGAAATAGCTACATCCAAAGAATTAGATAATACAGAACTTGATAGACGTGGAAGAATAAAACAATGGTCAAGGAGCAGTTCAAAGTCAGCTCTTTATTTAACAG atgacaactgtaacaaaagCTTGGATATTCAGATGGCTAACTGGAGGATGGAAAGTATTGGAAGATGTTCAAGTTCTAGTTCTGAGGATGAATTCTTTGATGCTGAAG ATGAAGCAGAAGTGATGAGTCTGGTAAAATGGAGCTCACTGGATATTCTTCCTATTGAGGAAGATAAAGAAGTTACAGAAAATATCGAAGGAG CAGACATCTACATTAAGAAAGTTCAAAATGGGCAGCTTGGTAAAGTCTATTCATCAGTAGATTCAAGTGGAAGTGTGGATGCCTGCTTGCCGCCAAGCCTCTTCACTTCAGCCATCCGTCAAAGTTGCTCTACTACTGTTTTGATAATGGTATTTCATTGTGGTAGTGTTCTAGACACTGGCACTGACCCCAGCTCCAAAAAATCGGACATAAGTACTTTTCGTAGCACTCTTGAGAACCTGGTGCGTCAACACTATCCCATGCTGGTGAATCATATAGCAATTCGCCTGATACCTTGTCCTGCAGTTTGTTCAGAACCCTTAGCAGTTTTATCTAG TCTAAGTCCATATAGTTTTCAATCATCTCCATCTGCCATCGATGGTATTTCACGCACTTATGATGCAGTTCCACTTGGCTGTATGCCACTTTTTGCCCTCTCGTCTCCGGAGTACCAAGAGTATGTTTCTAGAGCAGTTGCAGCTGCCAACCAGACTTACCATGAATTTCTTAAGTCTGATGAAGGCCATGGGTTTTCTGGCCAA GTTGTTGTCATTGGAGATAGTATGGGAGCAGTTCTGCTCTATGATGCGCTGTGTCGGACATCCCAGTTAAATAGCCGTTATGGAAGTGAAGGCAGCATCACTGAGGTAGAACTCACTAACCAGCAAAGTGCAGACATTAAAAACAGACCCCAGAGCCCTAGTTACATGAGTAGACCAAATCCTTTAATTTCCAGTAGCAATAGAAGTGGAGATGGCAATGGAGAAGACACTAGTGATGTGTCACGAAGTGTGAGACCAGGTATCAGAACTTACAGAAAGTCGTATTCTCACCCAAAGGATGCTGATTTGACCAACTATGACACTGCCTC CTACACCAGGCTTCTCTCGGCTCCTATTCCTCGTCGTTCCAGCTCGACTTCTAGCGATCAGAGCAGTCAACACAAGCTTGACTTTGAAGTTAGTGACTTCTTCATGTTTGGCAGTCCTTTGGGTATGATAATGGCCTATAGGAAAATGATGTCATTTGATGAAAAAAATA CACCACCTCCTCGCCCATTTTGCAATCAAGTTTACAATTTATTTCATCCTTCCGATCCATCGGCTCTTCGGATTGAGCCTCTTTTGAGTGCAAGGTTTTCTCAGCTCCCCCCAGTTAATGTGCCACGATATCAGAAGTATCCACTTGGAGATGGCCACTCCATCCAACTGT TGACACAGAAGTGGTGGGGATGTAAGAGACTGGATTATGCACTGTACTGTCCAGAAGGGCTTGCAAACTTCCCCACAAGTGTTTTACCTCATCTCTTTCATGCTAGTTACTGGGAATCAACTGATGTTATTGCTTTTATACTAAGGCAG GTTGCAAGATTAGAAACATTATCCCAAGGAGAAAAAGGGAAGGAAGCTTCTCTGTTTATTCCTTCTCAGCCTCGTGAGAAATGGCTGAGAAAGAGAACTTCCATGAAAATTAAG AATGTGACTGCTAATCACAGGgctaatgatgtcattgttaaaGAAGGTCACCCCCAGACTTTAAGTGCAAAGTTCCTCTATGGTCCTTTGGACATGGTTACATTGACAGGAGAAAAG GTTGATATCTACATGATGAAAGATTCACCTTCAAGTGAGTGGACCTTCCTTACGACAGAGTCGTCAGATAAAAATGGTAGAGTCTGCTACACCCTTCCAAAGGAGAAAGCTTTAGGTTATGGAATGTTTCCTGTGAAAATGATTGTTAG AGGTGACCACACTTGCATAGACTTTTTCTTGGCAGTTGTTCCACCAAAAACCGAGTGTGTCGTCTTTAGTATTGATGGTTCCTTTACGGCCAGTGTGTCTGTCACTGGAAGAGATCCAAAGGTCCGAGCTGGTGCTGTGGATGTGGTCAG ACACTGGCAGGAGCTAGGTTATCTGATAATCTACATAACGGGTCGTCCTGACATGCAACAACAGAGGGTGGTGTCTTGGCTGTCCCAACACAACTTTCCACATGGGTTAATTTCTTTTGCCGAGGGACTTTCCACCGATCCTTTGCGTCACAAGGCAGGACATCTCCGTCACTTGAAGGAAGAT GTGGACATCATAATCCACGTGGCCTATGGCTCAAGTAAAGACATCTGGGTGTATTCCTCTGTGGGGTTACAGCGAGAACAAATCTTCATCGTGGGAAAAGCATCAAAGAAACAGCATTCCATGGCTATG GTCCTCACTGATGGCTATGCTGCACATCTTAGCAATCTCAAGGCCCATGGTGGTTCCCGCCCTGCCCAAGGTAATGCCCGTATGATTCTCCCAAGAGGTGTGTTTGGTTTGCCATGTCAAGGGGTTGGTAGTCTACGTCAGCGTCACTCTGCAAAACGGACAACTTCTTATCCTTCGTCTGCCCAAATTATAGATTCTAAAACAAGGGCAATTTCATGTAAACCAACCTCCATTAACGTGTAA